GAAGATGCAGAATCCGCTGCGGTGGATTATGTACATGGCGAAGGGCTGCTGATGGCGCCTACCTATGCGGTGGCGCGGCTGTTAAAACGAAATAACCTTACACTACAGGATTTTGACCTGTATGAAATTCATGAAGCCTTTTGCGGGCAGGTATTATGTACACTCAAAGCCTGGGAAGATCCGGCATATTGTAAGAAGCTGGGCTATGATCAGCCGCTGGGAAGTATAGATCGGCGTAAGCTGAATACCTGTGGCGGCAGTGTGGCTATCGGGCATCCGTTTGGCGCTACCGGCGCAAGAATAGTTGGGCAGACGGCCAAAATGTTACAGCAGCGTGGAAGCGGCAGGGCCCTGGTTTCTATTTGTACAGCCGGCGGTATGGGGCTGGTGGCTATTTTACAACGATAAGTATTTATGATAAAAACCTCTCTCTACAGCGTAGAGAGAGGTTTTTTTATTTAGAGGACCAATCCACCGTCACAACGTATAATCGTTCCGGTTATATTGGGATTTCCCATGAGGAAATGAATGGTGTCAGCAACATCTTCCGGTTGTCCGATGCGTTCCAGTGGCGTAATTGATTTATAGTATTCGAATGTTTTCGCTTTCTCTTCAGGAGCGAGGAAGTCCCACCATCCGGTGTCTATCACGCCTGGAGAAACGGCGTTTACGCGTAAGGGTTTTAATTCCTTGGCGATCGTTGGCAGCATTAATTCCAGTGAGCCATTGATGGCTGCGAGCCCGGAGGTGCCTGGCGCCTTGGAAACGGCGGAAACGGCGGTGATCACGGTAACGCTACCACTTTTATTAATGTATGGAATGGCGGCCTGGAAGGTATTGAGCTGAGGCCAGAACTTTCCTTCGAAACCTGTTCTGAGGTCTTCCAGTGGGAGGTTGGCGAAGTCGCCGGCGCCTTTACCACCGCTGAGCGACAGTACGAGGTGATCAAAATTGCCGGTGCTTTTAAAGAAGCCGTCTAATTCCTGACGGTTATTACTATCCAGCGATACGGTGGTGATACCTGGCAACGCTGCTTTGGCGGCTTGCAGTTTATCTTCTGAACGGCCTGTGATGATAACCTGTGCTCCTGCTTCATGGAGCAGACGTGCGGTGGCAAAGCCTACACCTGTTGAACCGCCTGCAATAACTACCTTTTTGTTTTCAAATTTTCCTGGCATAACAATGAATTTTGTAATAGCAAAATTGCGATGAAAGTGCCAGTGATTTATTATCTGCTTAATGCAAACACTTAACTGAATTATGCATTTTTCCGGAATTGCTGTGGTGTTAGCCCGGTTTGCTCTTTAAAGAACCTGGAAAAGCCGGCAGGGTCGCTGAAATCGAGCTGGTAGCTGATGTTTGCGATGGTGTCGTCGGTATAGCGGAGCAGGGCCCTGGATTCCTGAATGAGCATGCTGGTGATG
The Chitinophaga sp. Cy-1792 genome window above contains:
- a CDS encoding SDR family oxidoreductase; protein product: MPGKFENKKVVIAGGSTGVGFATARLLHEAGAQVIITGRSEDKLQAAKAALPGITTVSLDSNNRQELDGFFKSTGNFDHLVLSLSGGKGAGDFANLPLEDLRTGFEGKFWPQLNTFQAAIPYINKSGSVTVITAVSAVSKAPGTSGLAAINGSLELMLPTIAKELKPLRVNAVSPGVIDTGWWDFLAPEEKAKTFEYYKSITPLERIGQPEDVADTIHFLMGNPNITGTIIRCDGGLVL